One genomic region from Leptospira inadai serovar Lyme str. 10 encodes:
- a CDS encoding low molecular weight protein-tyrosine-phosphatase, translated as MAASEELGFESKIRVLFVCLGNICRSPAAEGAFQDLVQRRGIGEFFEIDSCGTSQYHIGELPDFRIRQTARKRGIELTHRARQFKRSDFEDFDFVLAMDRSNLRDLLSLTAGEEERKKVHLFRKFQKGEVKDHEVPDPYYGTLKDFEEVLNIVSEASEGLLEFILSKNGARNAPE; from the coding sequence ATGGCGGCTTCGGAAGAACTGGGCTTTGAAAGTAAAATTCGGGTTTTATTCGTATGTCTAGGAAATATATGCCGTTCTCCTGCGGCCGAAGGAGCGTTTCAAGATTTGGTCCAAAGAAGGGGAATCGGGGAATTCTTTGAAATCGATTCCTGCGGAACGTCGCAATATCATATCGGCGAATTGCCGGATTTTCGGATTCGCCAGACGGCGAGGAAGCGAGGAATCGAGCTTACGCACCGTGCAAGGCAGTTTAAGAGATCCGATTTCGAGGATTTCGATTTTGTTTTAGCGATGGATCGATCCAATCTAAGAGACTTATTAAGTTTAACCGCCGGAGAAGAGGAAAGGAAGAAGGTTCATCTTTTTCGTAAATTTCAAAAAGGGGAAGTGAAGGATCATGAAGTTCCGGATCCATATTACGGAACTTTAAAGGACTTCGAGGAAGTCTTGAATATCGTTTCGGAGGCCTCGGAAGGGCTTCTGGAGTTTATCTTGAGTAAAAACGGAGCGAGGAATGCCCCTGAATAA
- a CDS encoding type II toxin-antitoxin system VapC family toxin codes for MPYLLDTHALLWVIGDSKQLSKKVIKIIENQDNQIFVSSISLWEISLKFRLGKLNLSGIKPEEILSYLEKLNINSIELGSDDASSYHKLKESFHKDPFDRMIIWQCISKKYTLISKDSVMKKYKISGLKTVW; via the coding sequence ATGCCGTATTTGTTAGATACTCATGCTTTACTCTGGGTAATCGGGGATTCAAAACAATTAAGTAAGAAAGTTATTAAGATTATTGAAAATCAAGATAATCAGATATTTGTTAGTTCGATCTCGCTATGGGAAATATCTTTAAAGTTCCGGTTGGGAAAATTGAATCTTTCCGGAATAAAGCCGGAAGAAATCCTAAGCTATCTTGAAAAATTAAATATTAATTCCATTGAACTCGGTTCGGACGATGCTTCCTCATATCATAAATTGAAAGAAAGTTTTCATAAGGACCCGTTCGATAGAATGATAATATGGCAGTGTATTTCTAAAAAATATACTCTAATTTCTAAAGATTCAGTTATGAAGAAGTATAAAATATCCGGATTAAAAACCGTCTGGTAA
- a CDS encoding NAD(P)/FAD-dependent oxidoreductase, with the protein MPLNKKTKKKVVVIGAGFGGLQAIKKLSKHEDLDITVIDKKNHHLFQPLLYQVATAVLSPADIAIPTRSLVGNEENVTVYLGEVDRVDLKERKVYFQDHSEDYDFLILAAGARTSYFGNDHWKKYTTGLKSLKDALEIRTKLLLSFERAELEEDKEIAKSLLNYVIIGGGPTGVELAGSIAELSHEIVRNEFHTIDPALSKITLIEASPRLLMAFHPNLSGFAKNRLEKRGVEVLVGTKVINIDEEGVHLEGRTIRCSNIIWAAGVQANAISQALGVPLDRTGRVIVDEFCNIEGHPEVFVIGDIANFTKNSERPLPGVSPVAMQQGRYVASLILGDLKGKKRSAFKYVDKGSMATIGRQDAVAQVGPWRMKGFFGWAAWLFVHLFYQVGFKNKVSILITWFWSYLTFRAEARLIQDEVGSGGIPNPTAKEKRS; encoded by the coding sequence ATGCCCCTGAATAAAAAGACGAAAAAGAAAGTAGTCGTTATCGGAGCCGGATTCGGAGGCTTGCAGGCGATAAAAAAACTTTCCAAGCATGAAGACCTGGATATCACCGTAATCGATAAAAAAAACCATCATTTATTTCAACCCTTGCTTTATCAGGTTGCAACGGCGGTTTTAAGCCCCGCCGATATCGCGATTCCTACACGCTCCTTGGTGGGAAACGAGGAAAACGTTACCGTCTATCTGGGAGAGGTCGACAGAGTCGATCTTAAAGAACGAAAAGTCTATTTCCAAGATCATTCAGAAGATTATGATTTTCTGATACTTGCCGCAGGCGCCCGCACTAGCTATTTCGGAAACGATCATTGGAAAAAATACACTACAGGCTTAAAAAGTCTGAAGGACGCGCTTGAAATTCGTACGAAACTGCTTCTTTCCTTCGAGCGAGCGGAATTGGAAGAGGATAAGGAGATCGCCAAGTCTCTTCTCAATTACGTAATCATCGGCGGCGGCCCGACGGGGGTGGAACTTGCAGGATCCATTGCCGAACTATCTCACGAGATAGTTCGGAACGAGTTTCATACGATAGACCCGGCCTTATCTAAAATTACCCTAATCGAAGCTTCGCCTAGGCTGCTGATGGCCTTCCATCCGAACCTGAGCGGGTTTGCCAAAAACCGCTTGGAAAAAAGGGGAGTCGAAGTCCTGGTCGGGACCAAAGTGATCAATATCGACGAGGAAGGCGTACATTTGGAAGGGCGCACGATCCGGTGTTCGAATATCATTTGGGCGGCCGGCGTGCAAGCGAACGCGATCAGTCAAGCGCTAGGAGTTCCGCTGGATCGAACCGGGCGGGTCATAGTCGACGAGTTCTGCAATATCGAAGGGCATCCGGAGGTGTTCGTGATCGGTGATATCGCCAATTTTACCAAAAATTCGGAAAGGCCTTTGCCGGGAGTATCTCCCGTCGCGATGCAGCAAGGACGTTATGTGGCTTCCTTGATCTTGGGTGATTTGAAAGGTAAGAAACGATCCGCTTTTAAATACGTTGATAAGGGAAGTATGGCTACCATCGGCAGACAGGACGCAGTTGCACAAGTCGGGCCTTGGAGAATGAAAGGCTTTTTCGGATGGGCAGCTTGGTTGTTCGTTCACTTATTTTATCAGGTCGGCTTTAAAAATAAAGTCTCGATATTAATTACTTGGTTTTGGTCCTATCTGACTTTCCGAGCCGAGGCCAGGCTGATCCAAGACGAGGTCGGATCGGGCGGGATCCCTAACCCTACGGCGAAAGAGAAGAGATCGTAA
- a CDS encoding type II toxin-antitoxin system Phd/YefM family antitoxin, with protein MKSFPVGELKSHFSEVLECVKNGEKVGILFGKEKKPIAMIVPVKKKNGSKRKVGLLDGKVKISFSEDFDISEEEFLHL; from the coding sequence ATGAAATCATTTCCGGTCGGTGAACTCAAATCTCACTTTTCTGAGGTTTTAGAGTGTGTGAAAAATGGAGAAAAAGTAGGAATTCTTTTCGGCAAAGAGAAAAAACCCATTGCTATGATTGTCCCGGTTAAGAAAAAAAACGGTTCGAAGAGAAAAGTTGGGCTCCTTGACGGGAAGGTTAAGATTTCATTTTCGGAAGACTTCGACATTTCTGAAGAGGAGTTTCTTCACTTATAA
- a CDS encoding Crp/Fnr family transcriptional regulator, giving the protein MNKIAVQAGQVIFREGESNNAMYIVLSGTVEVFFTHKNTATRLALMKKGDFFGEMALFRAKPRTATARAVLATELAAIESKQQLEKYLLANPEFAAKMVRILADRLANTNELLISKLNEITTKEIEYQIQD; this is encoded by the coding sequence ATGAATAAAATCGCCGTACAAGCAGGACAAGTGATCTTTCGAGAAGGAGAAAGCAATAATGCCATGTATATCGTGCTCTCTGGTACGGTAGAAGTTTTCTTTACGCACAAAAACACCGCAACTCGGCTCGCCCTTATGAAAAAAGGGGATTTTTTCGGGGAGATGGCTTTGTTTCGCGCCAAACCGCGCACGGCGACAGCAAGGGCGGTTCTGGCCACCGAGTTGGCCGCGATCGAGAGTAAGCAGCAATTGGAAAAGTATCTTCTTGCAAACCCCGAATTTGCCGCTAAAATGGTGCGTATCTTGGCGGACCGCCTGGCGAATACGAACGAACTTTTGATTTCAAAGCTAAACGAAATTACTACGAAAGAAATAGAATATCAAATCCAGGATTGA
- a CDS encoding SDR family NAD(P)-dependent oxidoreductase, with amino-acid sequence MRTDAWIGKTIVITGGSSGIGASLLELLSKIPCKIINLSRTEPELIKKVAKGHERRAAELFHIHADLGSEKEINKAASKLAKITDGIDVLFNNAGVTAHSRFDQTQMEAFRKAFEVNFFGPVLLTLRLLPYIKKKKGTVLATSTVSGLYGIPGRSAYSSSKAALHAVMESARIELGEEGLRFIIFCPPYTKTNLRANGLDGDGNRLGESHYQGKSKSPFEVARKMISAAENPKSKLVIMDRSGFFLKWMRNISPGFLEKVLFKKLYKDFH; translated from the coding sequence ATGCGGACGGATGCCTGGATAGGCAAAACAATCGTGATTACGGGAGGATCTTCGGGGATTGGAGCTTCTCTCTTGGAATTGCTTTCTAAGATTCCATGCAAAATCATTAATCTTTCACGCACCGAACCGGAGCTGATCAAAAAGGTCGCGAAAGGACATGAACGTCGAGCCGCGGAACTCTTTCACATTCACGCGGATCTCGGTTCCGAAAAGGAAATCAACAAAGCCGCGAGTAAGCTTGCAAAGATAACCGATGGAATCGACGTCCTATTTAATAACGCCGGTGTAACCGCTCATTCGCGGTTTGATCAAACTCAAATGGAAGCGTTTCGTAAAGCCTTCGAAGTCAATTTTTTTGGACCGGTGCTTTTGACTCTTCGACTTCTACCGTATATTAAAAAAAAGAAGGGGACTGTCCTAGCTACGTCCACGGTGAGCGGTTTATACGGTATTCCGGGGAGAAGCGCGTATTCTTCCTCTAAAGCGGCGTTGCACGCAGTGATGGAATCGGCTCGGATCGAATTAGGGGAGGAAGGATTGCGGTTTATCATTTTTTGTCCTCCTTATACTAAAACGAATTTAAGAGCGAACGGTTTGGACGGAGACGGCAATCGTCTGGGCGAATCTCATTATCAAGGAAAAAGTAAATCTCCGTTCGAAGTTGCGCGTAAGATGATCTCTGCGGCGGAAAATCCTAAATCGAAGTTGGTGATCATGGATCGAAGCGGATTTTTTTTAAAGTGGATGAGAAATATCTCCCCCGGTTTTTTAGAGAAAGTGTTGTTTAAGAAGCTATATAAAGATTTCCATTGA
- a CDS encoding TetR family transcriptional regulator, translating into MPRTGLSPEELKRVALDSAEKMIRKFGFDKTHLVDIAKEIGVSHPILYRLFPDKAALIDAVSERWLNRIDDELSKIVLKKGSSKSRLHAWFLALHRLKKEKVSMDPELYRAFNSSAELRRPVVVRHLETAMNQLVSILESGIRSGEFSKKDPKLLANLLFQGMISFHHPKMVLDHLERDRELLLKQVLDLLLAGILRTS; encoded by the coding sequence ATGCCAAGAACCGGCCTTTCCCCTGAAGAACTAAAACGAGTCGCATTGGATTCGGCCGAAAAAATGATCCGCAAGTTTGGGTTCGATAAGACCCATCTTGTGGATATTGCCAAGGAAATCGGAGTAAGCCATCCGATTCTCTATCGTTTATTTCCGGATAAAGCCGCGCTGATCGATGCGGTATCCGAACGCTGGCTCAATCGAATCGATGACGAGCTGTCAAAAATCGTCTTAAAGAAAGGCAGTTCCAAATCCAGACTTCATGCATGGTTCTTAGCTTTACATCGGTTAAAGAAAGAAAAAGTTTCTATGGATCCGGAACTGTATCGAGCTTTCAATTCTTCCGCAGAATTACGCCGTCCTGTAGTGGTTCGACATTTGGAGACCGCAATGAACCAACTTGTTTCGATTTTGGAGTCGGGGATTCGATCCGGGGAATTCTCTAAAAAAGATCCGAAGCTGCTTGCGAATCTTCTTTTTCAAGGGATGATCAGTTTCCATCATCCTAAAATGGTTCTCGATCATTTGGAAAGAGATCGGGAACTTCTCTTGAAGCAGGTTTTAGATCTTTTGCTAGCGGGAATTCTCCGAACTTCTTGA
- a CDS encoding aldo/keto reductase: MKLKKLGKNGPEVSSVGLGCMGMSDFYGSKETRDDEESIRTIHAALEAGINYLDTGDFYGMGHNESLVGKAIRDRRDRAFLSVKFGAQRSPSGAFLGFDARPNSVKTFAAYSLQRLGVDVIDLYQPARVDPSVPIEETIGAVADLIKEGKVRYLGISETNSEQIRRANSVYPVSALQIEYSLATRLIESKILPTIRELGISLVPYGIVGRGLLTGSITGEIKTDSRSHLPRFQGENLSKNLEKVAVLQSIASAKGVTPSQIAIAWVLSRGEDIIPLIGTSKRSRLSENLKALDIILTSEELEKLDRTFSEGAIVGDRYPAPQMGMVAK; this comes from the coding sequence ATGAAGTTAAAGAAATTGGGAAAAAACGGTCCGGAGGTTTCTTCGGTCGGGCTCGGTTGCATGGGGATGTCGGATTTTTACGGTTCGAAAGAAACCCGGGACGACGAGGAGAGCATCCGCACGATTCACGCTGCGCTGGAGGCGGGAATCAATTATTTGGATACCGGTGATTTCTACGGGATGGGGCATAACGAATCTCTGGTAGGAAAAGCGATTCGAGATCGTCGAGACCGGGCTTTTTTGAGCGTGAAATTCGGAGCCCAACGTTCTCCGTCCGGCGCTTTTTTGGGCTTTGACGCTAGGCCTAATTCGGTAAAAACATTTGCGGCATACTCACTTCAGAGACTTGGCGTGGATGTCATCGATTTATACCAACCCGCTAGAGTCGATCCGTCAGTCCCGATCGAAGAAACGATAGGCGCGGTCGCCGACTTGATCAAGGAAGGGAAAGTGAGATATCTCGGGATTTCCGAAACCAATTCGGAGCAGATTCGTCGGGCCAATAGCGTTTATCCCGTGAGTGCTTTACAAATCGAATATTCTCTCGCGACCAGATTGATCGAATCCAAAATTCTGCCTACGATTCGGGAACTCGGAATTAGCTTGGTTCCCTACGGAATCGTCGGAAGGGGATTGCTGACCGGGAGCATCACCGGGGAGATCAAGACGGATTCTAGATCTCATCTTCCTCGATTCCAAGGCGAAAATCTTTCTAAGAATTTGGAAAAGGTCGCGGTACTACAATCGATAGCTTCGGCAAAAGGGGTTACTCCGTCTCAGATTGCAATCGCTTGGGTCCTGTCTCGCGGGGAGGATATTATTCCTTTAATAGGCACGAGTAAGCGATCTCGTTTGTCGGAAAATTTAAAAGCACTTGATATCATTCTGACTTCGGAGGAGCTTGAGAAATTGGATCGTACTTTTTCGGAAGGAGCTATCGTAGGAGATCGCTATCCGGCTCCGCAAATGGGGATGGTCGCCAAATAA
- a CDS encoding GGDEF domain-containing protein, which produces MRNLEDEINSKDQEIERLKKLVELYERISKLGEQELKEAENILNAQENAAGLARTELLEMRDRFKGLGQLSSERKSAILEIVNDKQTPLAGLASKFEEMGKKHDFFYSDFFRIVANLDLPESEARTLWKEIYSHAEDISHKLGRSMNFVVALLDYIYLKNRLIENPKIVDMYSFEEIILNAVIDEGTGIYNRRYFNLVLNKEITRSKRYKRSFCLFLFDLDDFKKINDSKGHAFGDDILKLVAGTLMYSFRTEDISCRVGGEEFAVILPETTRKNSSVAIERFRTYLRNSSKNDFGIEVTVSGGVSEYPADTEESNRLYSIADSRLYEAKAAGKNRITY; this is translated from the coding sequence ATGCGAAATTTAGAAGATGAAATAAACTCGAAAGACCAGGAGATCGAAAGACTTAAAAAGCTTGTCGAATTATACGAACGAATCTCCAAGCTCGGCGAGCAAGAACTCAAGGAAGCCGAGAATATTCTAAACGCTCAGGAAAACGCGGCAGGCCTTGCAAGGACAGAACTGCTGGAAATGCGGGATCGATTTAAGGGGCTTGGCCAGCTTTCTTCGGAACGCAAATCGGCTATTCTGGAAATCGTAAACGACAAGCAAACTCCATTAGCCGGATTGGCGAGCAAGTTCGAGGAGATGGGGAAGAAGCACGATTTCTTCTATTCCGATTTCTTTAGAATCGTCGCAAACTTAGATCTACCGGAGTCGGAAGCCCGCACTCTATGGAAGGAAATTTATTCTCATGCGGAAGATATAAGCCACAAGTTGGGGCGAAGCATGAATTTCGTCGTAGCCTTGCTCGATTATATTTATCTTAAGAATCGCCTCATCGAGAACCCTAAAATCGTGGACATGTATTCCTTCGAGGAAATCATCCTGAACGCGGTAATCGACGAAGGTACGGGCATTTACAATCGACGGTACTTTAATCTCGTCCTAAATAAGGAAATCACTCGGAGCAAACGGTACAAACGTAGCTTTTGTCTTTTTTTATTCGACCTCGACGATTTTAAAAAGATCAACGACTCGAAAGGTCACGCATTCGGAGACGATATCCTAAAGCTTGTTGCGGGAACCCTTATGTACTCCTTCCGAACGGAGGATATCAGTTGTAGGGTCGGAGGAGAGGAATTTGCGGTCATCCTTCCGGAAACGACTCGGAAAAATTCCAGCGTTGCAATCGAAAGGTTCAGAACGTATCTTCGAAATTCCTCCAAAAACGACTTCGGGATAGAAGTCACCGTCTCCGGGGGCGTATCGGAATACCCCGCAGATACGGAAGAAAGCAATCGACTTTACTCGATCGCCGACTCTCGATTGTACGAAGCGAAGGCAGCCGGTAAAAACCGAATCACTTACTAA
- a CDS encoding SDR family NAD(P)-dependent oxidoreductase encodes MSENRTRKKVIITGASSGIGRELALLYGKSGHDLAVTSRRKKALDDLAKEIKAWSSGGKVITKALDVSDSEQNFKVLPALVKELGGVDLFIANAGISTSSSFGEKSFQADKKVIETNLIGLMAGASALIDDFKKRKSGQIVGISSVASFRGLPGWSSYSASKAGVSTYLEALRGEVRKYGIKVTVIHPGFIDTPINQQMKSRPFVIPVSLGAQKIYDRIESGVRSATVPWFPWVLVGALMKIVPEFFWEKIGYK; translated from the coding sequence ATGTCGGAAAACCGTACTCGTAAAAAAGTTATTATTACCGGAGCAAGTTCCGGTATCGGGCGTGAACTGGCCCTTCTTTACGGAAAATCGGGCCACGATTTGGCCGTAACCTCTCGCAGAAAGAAAGCTTTGGACGATCTTGCGAAGGAAATTAAAGCCTGGAGTTCCGGCGGTAAGGTCATCACTAAGGCGCTCGACGTATCGGACTCGGAGCAGAACTTCAAGGTCTTACCGGCTCTGGTCAAAGAGTTGGGCGGTGTGGATCTTTTTATCGCTAATGCAGGGATTTCGACTTCGTCTTCGTTCGGTGAGAAAAGCTTTCAGGCCGATAAGAAAGTCATCGAGACGAATCTGATCGGCTTGATGGCCGGGGCCTCGGCACTGATCGACGATTTTAAAAAACGGAAAAGCGGCCAAATAGTCGGGATCTCATCGGTCGCGTCCTTTAGAGGATTGCCCGGGTGGTCCAGTTACAGTGCTTCTAAGGCAGGGGTATCCACTTACTTGGAAGCCTTACGAGGGGAAGTCAGAAAATACGGAATCAAAGTGACCGTGATTCATCCGGGCTTTATCGATACGCCGATCAATCAACAAATGAAATCTAGACCTTTTGTGATTCCGGTTTCTTTAGGCGCACAAAAAATTTATGATAGAATCGAGTCAGGTGTCCGTTCCGCGACTGTGCCTTGGTTTCCATGGGTTCTAGTGGGAGCATTAATGAAGATTGTACCCGAATTTTTCTGGGAGAAAATCGGATATAAATAG
- a CDS encoding SRPBCC family protein: MDTRSIIKEFRYEFPLEKVWSAVTVNEELIHWLADKVTGRPKIGAAFSWTWNLGPEGELTSNGIYKKIVPFQELVLEWQDHPAGAIELKLEFQRDGETATILRLTNSGYPAGEKFEHWIEAASEGWDEESMHLLEYLRRN; this comes from the coding sequence ATGGATACAAGAAGCATAATTAAGGAATTCAGATACGAATTTCCTTTAGAGAAAGTTTGGAGTGCCGTCACAGTGAACGAGGAACTCATTCATTGGCTGGCCGATAAGGTGACGGGTCGACCGAAAATAGGCGCTGCGTTTTCCTGGACTTGGAATTTAGGTCCGGAAGGGGAGCTGACGTCTAACGGTATATACAAGAAAATCGTTCCGTTTCAGGAATTGGTTTTGGAATGGCAGGATCATCCTGCGGGTGCGATCGAGTTGAAATTGGAATTTCAGCGTGATGGAGAAACGGCGACCATTCTTCGCTTAACGAATTCCGGGTATCCTGCGGGGGAAAAGTTCGAACACTGGATCGAAGCCGCCTCCGAAGGATGGGACGAGGAGAGTATGCATTTGCTGGAGTATTTGCGGCGTAATTAA
- the malQ gene encoding 4-alpha-glucanotransferase, producing the protein MNETSVYEAFGILPEYTDLTGQAHRLETKTFLGILVALGYDPKEVSDPESILRKNSKSTSSRILEPIYFIPVNSQPGTIRIRWAKDQSIESLRFRIILEEGPTFDVRVREISTEENDADNLRLITISLLEPLPPGYHKLRLEGLPESYTPTGILESILIVHPETCYDWPDTWKRKGISLQLYSVRSPWNDGIGDFKDLLEIGLDCAQNGFSILGVNPLHALFPLEPEQRSPYSPSNRLFKNPLYIHLPWVFRDFGFHELESEYLLERGKAKLLELISDEHIDYAKISDFKMKFLRAIFQRFMESAPAENPETFSLFQTFTEAGGTLLFRHCLFDASRIIIEALKTSPLKQGQSGSDRLETEIDEKSRKLTNEVRFYQFIQWIAEKQFSQVADSLSNINISLYTDLAVGPDPGGSEVQIAGRIFSSGATIGSPPDEFSPNGQNWGILPLIPNRLKEDQYEHFIELLRANMPKNGILRIDHAAGLFRLFWIPNTGDTGGYVLYPWEDLLRILTLESQRNRCAVVAEDLGLVPVEIKKILSEFGIYLTKILYFEKHDSHQYSSPSHYQLRTVASINTHDLPTLKGYWNSEDIKERFRIGMLSWAEYETLLAERAGDKEMMLALMRKEGILIAHNGNGTQGPEFEEALFKLLTSANSKIRMLAMHDILGEYKQTNLPGTTNEYPNWKLRYSQFWRDHPFFNKTTNS; encoded by the coding sequence AGTCGCATTAGGTTACGACCCCAAAGAAGTTTCCGACCCTGAATCCATTTTAAGGAAAAATTCAAAGAGTACTTCCTCGAGAATTCTGGAACCGATCTACTTTATCCCAGTAAATTCGCAACCGGGGACGATTAGAATTCGTTGGGCCAAGGATCAAAGCATAGAATCCCTTCGCTTCCGCATCATACTCGAGGAAGGGCCCACATTCGACGTTCGAGTACGGGAGATATCGACGGAAGAGAACGACGCCGACAATCTTCGTCTCATAACGATTTCGTTATTAGAACCTCTCCCTCCCGGATATCATAAATTGCGATTAGAAGGCCTACCTGAGTCTTATACTCCTACCGGCATTCTTGAATCGATTCTTATCGTCCATCCGGAGACTTGCTACGATTGGCCCGATACCTGGAAACGCAAAGGGATTTCCCTTCAATTATATTCGGTTCGATCTCCCTGGAACGACGGCATCGGAGATTTCAAAGATCTTTTGGAAATCGGATTAGATTGCGCGCAAAACGGATTTTCCATCCTCGGAGTAAATCCTCTGCACGCCTTATTTCCCCTAGAACCGGAACAAAGGAGTCCTTATTCTCCATCGAATCGTTTGTTTAAAAATCCTTTATATATTCATCTGCCTTGGGTTTTCCGGGATTTCGGGTTTCATGAATTGGAATCGGAATACTTGCTCGAAAGAGGCAAGGCGAAGCTACTGGAATTGATTTCCGATGAACATATCGATTATGCGAAAATCTCCGATTTTAAGATGAAATTCCTGAGAGCGATTTTTCAACGATTTATGGAATCCGCCCCGGCGGAGAACCCGGAAACCTTTTCCCTTTTTCAAACATTTACGGAAGCCGGGGGAACTTTACTTTTTAGGCATTGCCTTTTTGACGCGAGTAGGATCATCATCGAGGCCTTAAAAACTTCGCCTTTAAAACAAGGGCAATCCGGATCGGATCGACTCGAAACCGAAATCGACGAAAAGTCGAGAAAATTGACAAACGAAGTCCGATTTTACCAATTCATTCAATGGATCGCGGAAAAACAATTCTCCCAAGTGGCCGACTCCCTATCAAATATAAATATATCATTATATACTGATCTTGCTGTAGGGCCCGACCCCGGAGGATCCGAAGTTCAAATCGCCGGGAGAATTTTTTCGTCGGGCGCAACCATCGGATCTCCCCCCGACGAATTTTCACCCAACGGTCAAAATTGGGGCATTCTACCCCTGATTCCGAACCGATTGAAAGAGGACCAGTACGAACACTTCATCGAATTACTAAGGGCAAACATGCCCAAGAACGGAATTCTGAGAATCGATCATGCTGCCGGATTATTTCGTTTATTCTGGATTCCTAATACGGGAGATACCGGCGGATACGTGCTTTATCCGTGGGAGGACTTACTCAGAATTCTTACCTTGGAAAGCCAAAGAAACAGATGTGCGGTCGTTGCGGAGGATCTAGGGCTGGTCCCCGTCGAAATCAAGAAGATACTTTCGGAATTCGGAATTTATCTGACTAAAATTCTGTACTTCGAAAAGCACGACAGCCATCAATATAGCTCTCCCTCCCATTACCAGTTACGAACCGTAGCGTCCATTAATACCCACGATCTTCCCACCTTGAAAGGTTATTGGAATTCGGAGGATATAAAAGAGCGCTTCAGAATAGGCATGTTAAGCTGGGCCGAATACGAAACATTGCTTGCGGAGCGGGCAGGAGATAAAGAAATGATGCTGGCATTGATGCGAAAGGAGGGAATTTTGATCGCGCATAACGGAAACGGAACGCAAGGTCCCGAATTCGAAGAAGCTCTATTCAAACTCCTAACTTCCGCAAATTCAAAAATTCGAATGCTTGCGATGCATGATATTTTGGGGGAATACAAACAGACGAATCTTCCGGGGACTACGAACGAATATCCGAATTGGAAACTTCGATATTCTCAGTTCTGGAGAGACCATCCATTTTTCAATAAGACGACGAATTCATAG